From the Leishmania panamensis strain MHOM/PA/94/PSC-1 chromosome 31 sequence genome, one window contains:
- the AAT8.B gene encoding amino acid transporter (TriTrypDB/GeneDB-style sysID: LpmP.31.1700.A~partially sequenced multicopy gene), translating to AFVFPALFVMYSGSFTVAQVGWFTYLNTYLLLICGVVGIVFGTAGTIYETI from the coding sequence GCCTTTGTCTTCCCCGCGTTGTTCGTCATGTACTCGGGCAGCTTcacggtggcgcaggtgggTTGGTTCACGTACCTGAACACGTACCTGCTGCTGATCTGCGGCGTTGTCGGCATTGTATTTGGCACCGCCGGCACCATCTACGAAACGATTTGA
- the AAT8.B gene encoding amino acid transporter (TriTrypDB/GeneDB-style sysID: LpmP.31.1700.B~partially sequenced multicopy gene) — MSNHASMSNGETHRPHSPVHYSQEHTHHAQNKAQQPSHSQPRRTGCLGVLQCIRDGVIKAVCTIIPPGGILSAAFNMASASIGAGILGLPSATDSAGLILAILYLIVITYFSVFSMYILALAAQNTRIKSFEGMARWLFPAGKYAFSYWAAFIRCFHGFSASVAYVISIGNSITPMFAGAAKQHPDNSAIQFFATTQGNRVFTVIIWLCVMLPLLIPKHVDSLRYASALAVMFIVYFVIMAVVHSIRHGLPETSKHIRLSGNQVDDDKLEHNTVFLFRTGNSVIYTVGIFVFAYVCQVNAYEVFWDFRPEIRTAKNYTLAAFIGMMMCGTLYLLVCVFGYLDFGSKNLLGKSLLLMFNPLD, encoded by the coding sequence ATGTCCAATCACGCCAGCATGAGTAACGGTGAGACACACCGTCCGCACAGCCCTGTCCACTACAGTCAAGAGCACACTCACCATGCTCAGAACAAGGCACAGCAGCCTTCCCACTCTCAGCCGCGCCGCACGGGATGCCTTGGTGTTCTGCAGTGCATCCGCGACGGCGTCATCAAGGCGGTGTGCACCATCATTCCGCCTGGCGGCATTCTCTCCGCCGCCTTCAACATGGCGAGTGCGTCCATCGGCGCCGGCATCCTTGGTCTGCCGTCGGCGACCGACTCGGCAGGTCTCATTCTCGCCATCCTCTACCTCATCGTCATCACGTACTTCTCCGTGTTCTCCATGTACATCCTCGCACTCGCGGCGCAGAATACGCGCATCAAGAGCTTCGAGGGCATGGCGCGCTGGCTCTTCCCGGCCGGGAAGTACGCCTTCTCCTACTGGGCCGCGTTCATTCGCTGCTTCCACGGCTTTTCCGCGTCCGTCGCGTACGTCATCAGCATTGGCAACTCCATTACACCCATGTTCGCCGGTGCGGCAAAGCAGCACCCCGACAACAGCGCAATTCAATTCTTCGCCACTACACAGGGCAACCGCGTTTTCACAGTCATCATTTGGCTCTGCgtgatgctgccgctgctcattcCGAAGCATGTCGACTCGCTCCGCTACGCCTCCGCTCTCGCGGTGATGTTTATTGTGTACTTCGTCATTATGGCTGTCGTGCACAGCATCCGGCACGGACTGCCCGAAACGTCCAAGCACATTCGGCTGTCCGGCAATCAAGTGGATGATGACAAGCTGGAGCACAACACcgtgtttctttttcgcaCCGGCAACTCTGTAATCTACACCGTGGGCATCTTTGTGTTTGCGTATGTCTGTCAGGTCAACGCGTACGAGGTTTTCTGGGATTTCAGGCCGGAGATTCGCACGGCGAAGAACTACACGCTGGCAGCGTTCATCGGCATGATGATGTGCGGCACGCTGTAcctgctggtgtgcgtgttcggCTACCTTGACTTTGGCAGCAAGAACCTGCTGGGcaagtcgctgctgctcatgttCAACCCGCTCGAT